GCCATGTCCTCACACTCACCCGCCGATGCGTCGCAGAACCGCACCAGACCTGGAAATACGGGGGTAGTCCCATTCCTCACTGTCGCTGTAAACGTCACCGCCGTACCCTGAGATACACCGCTCGATGATACCGATAAAGAAATCGCCTCTGTAGAGGCATTCACCGTTTGCGTGACGCTGCTGGAAGTGACTGCACTGTAATTCGTATTGCCATTCCAGCCCGCCGTGATACTGTGAGCGCCTGGAGCAAGAGTGCTCGTGCTGAATGTCGCCGTCGTTCCACTGATCGGGCCTGTGCCGATCGAAGTTGTGCCATCATAGAACGTAATTGTTCCAATAGGCCCGCTAGAAATGGTGGCCGTAAAAGTTACCGATCCACCATACGTAGATGGTGTGCCTGAGGTCGCCACAGCCAACGTTGGCGTAGCCTCATTCACCGATTGCGTGACTGCACCAGAGGTAACTGCACTGTAATTCGCATTGCCAGCCCAACCTGCGGTAATACTGTGAAAGCCTCCAGCGAGAGTGGTAGCGGTGAATGTCGCCGTCGTTCCACTGATCGAGCCTGTGCCGATCGAGGTTGTGCCATCATAGAACGTGATTATGCCCGTAGGCCCGCTGGAAATGGTGGCCGTAAAGGTCACCGATCCACCATAGTTCGATGGCGTGCCTGAGGTCGCCACAGCCAACGTTGGCGTAGCCTCATTCACCGATTGCGTGACTGCGCCGGAGGTAACTGCACTGTAGTTTGTATTGCCAGCCCAACCTGCCGTAATACTATGAGCGCCTGCAGCGAGAGTGCTCGTACTGAATGTCGCCGTCGTTCCACTGATCGAGCCTGTGCCGATCGATGTGCCGCCATCGTAGAACGTGATTACGCCCGTAGGCCCGCTGGAAATGGTGGCCGTAAAGGTTACCGATCCACCATAGTTCGATGGCGTGCCTGAGGTCGCCACAGCCAACGTTGGCGTAGCCTCATTCACCGATTGCGTGACTGCGCCGGAGGTAACTGCACTGTAGTTTGTATTGCCAGCCCAACCTGCCGTGATACTGTGAGTGCCTGCAGCAAGAGTGCTGGTGGTAAATGTTGCCGTCGTTCCACTGATCGAGCCGGTACCGATCGATGTGCCGCCATCGTAGAACGTGATTGGCCCAGTAGGCCCGCTGGAAATAGTGGCCGTAAAGGTTACCGATCCGCCATACGTAGATGGCGTTCCCGAGGTCACCACTGCCAACGTTGGCGTAGCTTTGTTCACCAATTGCGTGACAGCGCTGGAGGTAACTGCACTGTAATTCGTATTGCCAGCCCAACCTGCCGTAATACTATGAGCGCCTGCAGCGAGAGTGCTCGTACTGAATGTCGCCGTCGTTCCACTGATCGAGCCCGTGCCGATCGATGTGCCGCCATCGTAGAACGTGATTATCCCAGTTGGCCCGCTGGAAATGGTGGCCGTGAAAGTCACCGATCCGCCATACGTAGACGGAGTACCTGAGGTCGAGACAGTAAGTGCTGGTGTCGGCTCGCTGATTATTAACGATACGATCGAACTTGTTGAAGCAGAGTAAGTCGTGCTCTGAGATGTGCCACCTAGGTACTCCGCCTGTAGCGGATGGTTTCCAATCGAAAATGTAGAAATAGTACAGGTTATGGGAGCGCGGCTCGAGTCTAGCTGTCCGCTGCAAATGGTGAACCCGTTATCCGTTATGTTGACCTGTCCGACCGGTGTCGTTCCAACGGAAGCCGTGATCGTGATTGGAGTGCCATATCCAGCCGATGCAGAGGATAACGTTAGAGCCGTTTGCGTTGGTTGAGTGGATTGGGCGCGCAGGGGCGAGACCGAAACCAGAAGCAGGACTATCAGCCAGGACAGATGAATGGTAGCAAGTGGTAAATAACGAAGAAAAGCAAACCAGCTATCGCCGCATGTCACCGGAATCACAGACTCGTAATTCTGGTCCACGCTCGATACTTTCGCAATGGACTTGTAATTAACGACTTCTAACGCGTCTTTCTTCTTCATTTTGTCTGCTCGGCCCCGATAATCGTTATTGTTGCGGAACCACCAGTCCGATTTGCGAGCGGACCTGCTGTGTCTGTCTCGCAAGTTCTTCGCAATCGACTGTCGTAGCTTCTGCTAAGAGTCAGATTGCTGCCGAGCGTAGCATTCAGTAATCCACCAAATGCAGCGTAGGAATACCTTTGGCCACAGGGACCGGAGGATGGTGACTGAGCGGAGAAGATAGAGGATGGATGCAACAAGCTATCGTTCCAGCTACTCTTGACTGATAATAAGCGATCTGCGCCATCATAACTGCTGGTAAATGAAAGAAGAGCATTCAATCCGGGAGTCGTCGTAATCCCGTTAGTGTAATAAGTCAGATTTCCTGCTAGATCGAATTTTGCTTGAGACGAATATGGCTTTAAACTCGCGCAATTGGAAGGAGTGCACTGTTGTTCCGAAATTGCCTGGCCCATAGGGTTATAGGCAAGAATTGAGTGGAGGGAGCGGTAGTTACCAGCAGTGGGGGCGGAACTACATGCTGTTGCTGAATTACCCTGCGTCCAGGAGTTAGTCAACCTGCCAACGAGATTGAGCGATTTTCCGCTCGCTAGGGGAGAAGTATCGTACTGGAAGCACGATATCGGCGTCTTACTTGCGTCGTTTATATAAACTTTGGAGATGATCCTGTTCAGTGCGTCGTATCCATAGTTGGTGGTAATGTTGCGCGTATCCGTTTTCGATTGCAAGTTCCCGTTTGCATCATAGCTGTAACCAACCGTACCAGGGATATATGCTCCTGTCGTTGTTAGGGGACAGGGCGCACTAGGGTTAGAACTATTAGAGTACTCAGGATTAGACGCGCAGAGCAGCCTTGATAGACTGTCGTAATTGAATGTACGGACGCGAGCAATACTCCCATTGGCACCATGTTGCGTTACGGATAAAAGATTGTTCAGTGTATTGTAGGTATAGTCCGTCTCCAGCGGCGGTGATGGAGGACTCGGCTCAAGGACTTGTGTCAAGTCGCCAAAGGCGTCGTATGTTCTTTTCCACTGATTACCGTTTTCGTCCTGATATATGACGGTGTTTCCGTTATAAGTCCACATTTGCTTACTCAAGCCGTCTGAGTCAAGCTGGCTGGCCTTACGGCCTAATGCGTCATAGTTGTACGTGGTGAGGTTAACGGAATCAGTAGAGGCGTGCGGGTTTGAAACGGTATGGACATTCCCCAAACCATCATAAGTTGTATCGACGGTTATATCGACGTGGTCTGCGCCTTGTGCAGCCGATGTCAGGTTAGTACTTGTCACGTGCCCCATGCCATCCATGGCTGAAACACTGGTTCCAATAATCCCGGCAGTATTCACAGTCTGTATGGTAGTAACGCTGGGATTCGGAGCCGCATCATCATACTTATACATTGTCGTGGGCCGCTGCCCAGAATTGTTAGGATCCGGGGGGCCTTGAATCTCTTTCAGCCGTTTTAATGGATCATTGTAGATGTAGTTGGTTGTTTGCGTATTTTCATCAGTACTGGACGTGAGCTCACCAGTCACATAGTCGTATGAATAGCTGGAAGTATGAGAAGTTCCATTCGTGGATGGCTTAGTGATAGTCGTTACATAGGCGTTTGAAGTAGTCGTCGCATTCTCTACAACTGGGTAGTCGCTATAGGAGTAAGTGGTTGTATGGTTCGTATCTGTCATTGAACTGCAAGTAACGTTTCCACATGGATCTGTTTCGGAAATAACCTGCCCCGTCTCATCGTAAGAAAATGATGTTGCTATAGAGCTGGTAGGGCTAGACCATTTAACGAGCTTTGTGAGATTTCCTCGCCCGATTAACGGCATAGATAAGCTATGTGTGGGAGGAGTAGGTCCATAATTGGATTCGTCATGCGTGCCAGTTGGAAGAGGAAGGGGACTTGCAACGGCCGACGTCAAAACTGGATTCGAGTCTAGACATAAAGCCTGATTGTCGTAGTAGGCATCAGTCTCAGCTACAGGATTACCTTGGCCATCATATGTGATCGTTTGACAAGGGCCGACTATGCCTACAGATTGAGCATTCTGGGCGCTTGCACAAGGCTGTTGAGGGTTTGTTTGAAAACTGATAGGTGGCGTGAATTGACACGGCTCCTGAAAGGCGTAATAAATTGAGGTGGTCTTCCGGAATAAATTTCCATCATAACCATATTCATCCTGTTCGTGTAGAAGTTGCGGAAACCCACTTGGATCTGGCAATCCGCTTGGGCTTACGCCGGCTAGGCTATTGGCTTCAGAACAATCGCCCCCCATATAGCAGTATGTTGTTATCGAGGTTGCACTAGGATTATTGTTCCACTCTGTCGTTTGGCTTCTCATTTCAAATTGATCAGCCCAAGACTCTGTTACAGCTTTCAATAACTTTACTTGTCCCCAATCGAAGTACTTGATTGTCTTTTCTACAGGAAGCTGGGCTCTCCGCTGCCCCCCACTATTTGGAGATTGAAGTTGATACACGGATCCGTAAGAATAGTCTGTTTCAGATGCAAGCCCCGTTATATTATCCGTCGTTGTAATTTTTGTTGTTTTGCTCGTCCAAAGTCCGGTACTGTCATCCCAGCCTGTTGTGTATGAAAATACCTGTGTCTGGGCCGGTGACGTAGAACTGTCGTAACCGACTTCTCGTCCTGTAATCACTGGAGTTTGATATTCAAAATTACATCCTCCGCTATATGGAGAGGAACCTGAAACTAAAGCATCGTAAGTCGCTATCGTAGACATATTAGGGCTTAGCCCCCATGTATAAGAAACCCATCCTCCATTAGGATAAGTAATTTTACTAATAAGCCCATATATGTTGTTGTATTCAAAGGTGTAGGCTTGGCCATTTGGAAGAGTAAGCGTATTGAAAAGCCCTGATGTGGACCCAATGCCTCCCAGGCCGAACTCACAAGAGGCGCCACTCGGAAATGGAATGGGATATATCTGCTTATAGCCTACAGAAAATTTTGCGTCAGTAGTTCCATTAAAACCGAGGGTATAGGTCAATCCACCAACTGTATAGCTGCTAGATAGACCAAAATAGGCGCCCGTAGATGATGTAATACCTCCGGCCGATATATGCCGTCCTAAAGTATCTACAATAGGGAGTCCTGCGGGTATGCTATCGCTAGGAATTGTGAACTGAATCACGTTACCATTACGATCTTGAATCTTTGCTGGAAATATTACTTCAACTTCGGGAGTTGTAGAACTTGGATTTACCCATACTGACTTGGTATTCGCCGGAAATGAATAGATGGTCCCACTTATGTCTGTAACTGTAAATGCAGGAAATGCTGACATACAGTCGCTCGGATAGACTTCATTGTAAGCATCTCCATCACAGATAGCATCCATTTGAGCATAAACTTGATCATCTCCACCGGTAGGGAAGGCCCTATAAAAATAGGACCCGGACCCATAGGGGACATTGGAACACCCAGCCTGTGGCACGGGCGTCGAATTAAAGTCAGAAGGAGGGCCAATAGCAGCGAGACCAAGTTGGTGCGATGCTCCAGTAGGATCATAAAAATTGTAAGACGATGTCATCGGGCACAATGGTCCATTTCCATAATAGGGCCCCTCGTTTATGGGAATAGCAAAATAAGTTATCGTTGCATAAGGAAGCGTATCGCTCCACCCTCCAAAGCTCCTGTTGGTGTTAAATTCGTCTTGAGAAGTGCCTGGTTGGAGTGATATTGGGTTATACATTTCGCCCGAATTGTAAGTTATTGAGAGTGGAAGTGTAAGTCCACGTCCTTTCGGAGTTGGCAAATCAATCTTTATACTTAAGGTTCCGTTGGCCGGGTTCACTGTCTCGGCCAATCCGTGAATATAATCATGGCCAGAGCCCGGAAGGGGTCGAGATACTTGGTCGCCAAGTGAAATGACTTGCGAGTAGGCGATTGTGTAAGTCATCAGCAAAACGACAAGAGTTAGTGGAAACTGCAAATTCCTAGCAGACAATAAGCGATGCATGCTTCTTCTGTAAGAGATTAAAATTGACACATGAACTCCCGACTCGCAGTTATCTTTTCAAATGAAACAACACATTTTACGCTGAGATGATTAGAGAAAATATTGCATGGTTGACCACTAGAGTCTGTTATGAACTTTGGTTGAGAGTATTAGCGAGATTTCTGAGCATGAGGGCGGGGAAGGCGAGCAGGTGTAGTACTTTGAGTGTGGTGTCGAGCCTTTCGTAGTCTCTTGCGAGTCGTCGGAATCGAGCGGCCCATG
Above is a window of Acidicapsa ligni DNA encoding:
- a CDS encoding RHS repeat domain-containing protein — translated: MSILISYRRSMHRLLSARNLQFPLTLVVLLMTYTIAYSQVISLGDQVSRPLPGSGHDYIHGLAETVNPANGTLSIKIDLPTPKGRGLTLPLSITYNSGEMYNPISLQPGTSQDEFNTNRSFGGWSDTLPYATITYFAIPINEGPYYGNGPLCPMTSSYNFYDPTGASHQLGLAAIGPPSDFNSTPVPQAGCSNVPYGSGSYFYRAFPTGGDDQVYAQMDAICDGDAYNEVYPSDCMSAFPAFTVTDISGTIYSFPANTKSVWVNPSSTTPEVEVIFPAKIQDRNGNVIQFTIPSDSIPAGLPIVDTLGRHISAGGITSSTGAYFGLSSSYTVGGLTYTLGFNGTTDAKFSVGYKQIYPIPFPSGASCEFGLGGIGSTSGLFNTLTLPNGQAYTFEYNNIYGLISKITYPNGGWVSYTWGLSPNMSTIATYDALVSGSSPYSGGCNFEYQTPVITGREVGYDSSTSPAQTQVFSYTTGWDDSTGLWTSKTTKITTTDNITGLASETDYSYGSVYQLQSPNSGGQRRAQLPVEKTIKYFDWGQVKLLKAVTESWADQFEMRSQTTEWNNNPSATSITTYCYMGGDCSEANSLAGVSPSGLPDPSGFPQLLHEQDEYGYDGNLFRKTTSIYYAFQEPCQFTPPISFQTNPQQPCASAQNAQSVGIVGPCQTITYDGQGNPVAETDAYYDNQALCLDSNPVLTSAVASPLPLPTGTHDESNYGPTPPTHSLSMPLIGRGNLTKLVKWSSPTSSIATSFSYDETGQVISETDPCGNVTCSSMTDTNHTTTYSYSDYPVVENATTTSNAYVTTITKPSTNGTSHTSSYSYDYVTGELTSSTDENTQTTNYIYNDPLKRLKEIQGPPDPNNSGQRPTTMYKYDDAAPNPSVTTIQTVNTAGIIGTSVSAMDGMGHVTSTNLTSAAQGADHVDITVDTTYDGLGNVHTVSNPHASTDSVNLTTYNYDALGRKASQLDSDGLSKQMWTYNGNTVIYQDENGNQWKRTYDAFGDLTQVLEPSPPSPPLETDYTYNTLNNLLSVTQHGANGSIARVRTFNYDSLSRLLCASNPEYSNSSNPSAPCPLTTTGAYIPGTVGYSYDANGNLQSKTDTRNITTNYGYDALNRIISKVYINDASKTPISCFQYDTSPLASGKSLNLVGRLTNSWTQGNSATACSSAPTAGNYRSLHSILAYNPMGQAISEQQCTPSNCASLKPYSSQAKFDLAGNLTYYTNGITTTPGLNALLSFTSSYDGADRLLSVKSSWNDSLLHPSSIFSAQSPSSGPCGQRYSYAAFGGLLNATLGSNLTLSRSYDSRLRRTCETDTAGPLANRTGGSATITIIGAEQTK
- a CDS encoding beta strand repeat-containing protein, which codes for MKKKDALEVVNYKSIAKVSSVDQNYESVIPVTCGDSWFAFLRYLPLATIHLSWLIVLLLVSVSPLRAQSTQPTQTALTLSSASAGYGTPITITASVGTTPVGQVNITDNGFTICSGQLDSSRAPITCTISTFSIGNHPLQAEYLGGTSQSTTYSASTSSIVSLIISEPTPALTVSTSGTPSTYGGSVTFTATISSGPTGIITFYDGGTSIGTGSISGTTATFSTSTLAAGAHSITAGWAGNTNYSAVTSSAVTQLVNKATPTLAVVTSGTPSTYGGSVTFTATISSGPTGPITFYDGGTSIGTGSISGTTATFTTSTLAAGTHSITAGWAGNTNYSAVTSGAVTQSVNEATPTLAVATSGTPSNYGGSVTFTATISSGPTGVITFYDGGTSIGTGSISGTTATFSTSTLAAGAHSITAGWAGNTNYSAVTSGAVTQSVNEATPTLAVATSGTPSNYGGSVTFTATISSGPTGIITFYDGTTSIGTGSISGTTATFTATTLAGGFHSITAGWAGNANYSAVTSGAVTQSVNEATPTLAVATSGTPSTYGGSVTFTATISSGPIGTITFYDGTTSIGTGPISGTTATFSTSTLAPGAHSITAGWNGNTNYSAVTSSSVTQTVNASTEAISLSVSSSGVSQGTAVTFTATVRNGTTPVFPGLVRFCDASAGECEDMA